A single window of Vibrio gazogenes DNA harbors:
- a CDS encoding F0F1 ATP synthase subunit epsilon, producing MASIPFHLDVVSAEKKIFSGMVETFQVTGSEGELGIYHGHAPLLTAIKPGMVRIVKQHGHEEIIYVSGGIVEVQASTSTVLADTAIRGEDLDAAKAEEAKRRAEEKIQNQQGGMDFAQAASELAKAIAKLRVIELVKKRR from the coding sequence ATGGCATCAATACCCTTTCATCTGGATGTTGTCAGTGCTGAGAAGAAAATTTTCTCTGGCATGGTTGAAACATTTCAGGTGACCGGTAGCGAAGGTGAACTTGGTATTTACCATGGTCACGCACCGCTTCTGACCGCTATAAAGCCTGGTATGGTGCGTATTGTGAAGCAGCACGGCCACGAAGAAATCATTTATGTTTCTGGTGGTATAGTGGAAGTTCAGGCAAGTACCTCTACGGTACTGGCTGATACAGCCATTCGTGGTGAAGATCTAGACGCAGCAAAGGCGGAAGAAGCCAAACGTCGCGCTGAAGAGAAAATTCAGAATCAGCAAGGCGGTATGGACTTCGCGCAGGCGGCCAGTGAACTGGCTAAAGCCA